One genomic window of Anthonomus grandis grandis chromosome 3, icAntGran1.3, whole genome shotgun sequence includes the following:
- the LOC126734583 gene encoding uncharacterized protein LOC126734583 yields the protein MIIPLPKAKHEQIRGVRSKRSEILSSTPYKDSLQESTSQNKTSSIKRKLTDSTKQKKKKKMPSKALIISINSNEEDAVCPGCEENYSNSYGGGDWVRCATCKSWWHEICTSCMGQTQFHCDLCN from the exons ATGATCATACCTCTACCAAAGGCAAAACACGAGCAAATTAGAGGTGTTCGCTCCAAAAG gtCGGAAATATTATCGTCTACACCTTATAAAGACTCACTGCAAGAATCCACCTCCCAAAACAAGACGAGCAGCATTAAAAGGAAACTTACTGACAGCACTaagcagaagaagaagaagaaaatgccTTCGAAAGCTTTGATCATCAGCATCAACAGCAATGAAGAAGATGCTGTCTGTCCTGGATGTGAAGAGAACTACAGCAATTCTTACGGTGGAGGCGATTGGGTCAGGTGCGCAACATGCAAGTCCTGGTGGCATGAAATTTGCACAAGCTGCATGGGACAAACGCAATTCCATTGCGACCTATGCaattaa